Within Caldisericota bacterium, the genomic segment AATATTAAATTTTACTTCTGGCACAAGAATAATGTCTGCACCACCAGCAATACCAGCATCCATAGCAATAAACCCAGCATCTCTCCCCATAACTTCTACAATAAAAGTACGATCATGCGATTCTGCCGTATCCCTTATTTTATCAATTGCATCAATTGCAGTATTGACAGCTGTATCAAAGCCGATTGTATAATCCGTTCCCCACAAATCATTATCAATAGTAGATGCAATGCCCATTGTAGGAAAACCTTTTTTAAAGAGAGCAAGACTTCCTGCCTGAGATCCATTACCACCAACCACAACGAGCCCTTCTATCCCTTTTTCTTTCATATTTTTAATTGCTCTCAATTGTTTCTTTTCTTCTTTGAATTCAAGAGTTCTACTCGTCTTGAGTACTGTCCCGCCCTTTTCTAAAATGCCACTCACATCACGAGGAAGCATCGGGCGAAAATCCTTCTCCAATAATCCTCGATATCCACGATAAATACCGATTACTTCAACTCCTCGTACATATCCAACGCGCACAACACTTCTTATGGCAGCGTTCATCCCGGGAGCATCACCTCCTGAAGTAAGAACAGCAATCCTTTTCATTTCAA encodes:
- the pfkA gene encoding 6-phosphofructokinase: MKRIAVLTSGGDAPGMNAAIRSVVRVGYVRGVEVIGIYRGYRGLLEKDFRPMLPRDVSGILEKGGTVLKTSRTLEFKEEKKQLRAIKNMKEKGIEGLVVVGGNGSQAGSLALFKKGFPTMGIASTIDNDLWGTDYTIGFDTAVNTAIDAIDKIRDTAESHDRTFIVEVMGRDAGFIAMDAGIAGGADIILVPEVKFNINEIVDDIKNGMKKKKMHHLIVCAEGAIHARDLEKIIQEHVDIDTRVAVLGHIQRGGSPTRFDRLLASALGEKAVNALLDKEKGKVVGIKGNKIVLISLEQAITRKKKLNSKLYKLAKELSV